A genome region from Neisseria meningitidis includes the following:
- the yihA gene encoding ribosome biogenesis GTP-binding protein YihA/YsxC — protein MNLFQNAKFFTTVNHLKDLPDTPLEIAFVGRSNAGKSSAINTLTNHVRLAYVSKTPGRTQHINFFELQNGNFMVDLPGYGYAQVPEAVRAHWVNLLGDYLQQRKQLIGLVLIMDARHPLKELDIRMLDFFHTTGRPVHILLSKADKLSKNEQIKTLSQVKKLLKPYSDRQNISVQLFSSLKKQGIDEANRTVGSWFDAADAAASSPKEN, from the coding sequence ATGAACCTTTTTCAAAACGCCAAATTCTTCACGACGGTAAACCACCTTAAAGACCTGCCGGACACACCGCTCGAAATTGCCTTTGTCGGCAGGAGCAATGCCGGAAAATCCAGTGCCATCAATACCCTGACCAACCATGTCCGTCTTGCCTACGTTTCAAAAACACCCGGACGGACGCAGCATATCAACTTCTTCGAGCTGCAGAACGGCAATTTTATGGTCGATTTGCCCGGCTACGGTTATGCCCAAGTCCCCGAAGCAGTACGCGCACATTGGGTCAATCTGCTCGGCGACTATCTGCAACAGCGCAAACAGCTTATCGGGCTGGTTTTGATTATGGATGCCCGCCATCCTTTAAAAGAACTCGACATCCGTATGCTGGACTTTTTCCACACGACCGGCAGACCGGTTCACATCCTGCTGTCAAAAGCCGACAAATTATCCAAAAACGAACAGATAAAAACCCTGTCCCAAGTCAAAAAACTGCTCAAACCTTATTCCGACAGGCAAAACATCAGCGTACAGCTGTTTTCCAGCCTGAAAAAACAAGGTATTGACGAGGCCAACCGAACTGTCGGAAGCTGGTTTGACGCAGCAGATGCCGCCGCTTCCTCTCCAAAGGAAAACTGA
- a CDS encoding cytochrome c biogenesis protein ResB, giving the protein MRFAVALLSLLGIASVIGTVLQQNQPQTDYLVKFGSFWAQIFGFLGLYDVYASAWFVVIMMFLVVSTSLCLIRNVPPFWREMKSFREKVKEKSLAAMRHSSLLDVKIAPEVAKRYLEVQGFQGKTINREDGSVLIAAKKGTMNKWGYIFAHVALIVICLGGLIDSNLLLKLGMLTGRIVPDNQAVYAKDFKPESILGASNLSFRGNVNISEGQSADVVFLNADNGILVQDLPFEVKLKKFHIDFYNTGMPRDFASDIEVTDKATGEKLERTIRVNHPLTLHGITIYQASFADGGSDLTFKAWNLGDASREPVVLKATSIHQFPLEIGKHKYRLEFDQFTSMNVEDMSEGAEREKSLKSTLNDVRAVTQEGKKYTNIGPSIVYRIRDAAGQAVEYKNYMLPVLQEQDYFWITGTRSGLQQQYRWLRIPLDKQLKADTFMALREFLKDGEGRKRLVADATKGAPAEIREQFMLAAENTLNIFAQKGYLGLDEFITSNIPKEQQDKMQGYFYEMLYGVMNAALDETIRRYGLPEWQQDEARNRFLLHSMDAYTGLTEYPAPMLLQLDGFSEVRSSGLQMTRSPGALLVYLGSVLLVLGTVLMFYVREKRAWVLFSDGKIRFAMSSARSERDLQKEFPKHVESLQRLGKDLNHD; this is encoded by the coding sequence ATGCGCTTTGCGGTCGCTTTGCTCAGTCTGCTGGGTATTGCATCGGTTATCGGTACGGTGTTGCAGCAAAACCAGCCGCAGACGGATTATTTGGTCAAATTCGGATCGTTTTGGGCGCAGATTTTTGGTTTTCTGGGACTGTATGACGTCTATGCTTCGGCATGGTTTGTCGTTATCATGATGTTTTTGGTGGTTTCTACCAGTTTGTGCCTGATTCGCAATGTGCCGCCGTTCTGGCGCGAAATGAAGTCTTTTCGGGAAAAGGTTAAAGAAAAATCTCTGGCGGCGATGCGCCATTCTTCGCTGTTGGATGTAAAAATTGCGCCCGAGGTTGCCAAACGTTATCTGGAAGTACAAGGTTTTCAGGGAAAAACCATTAACCGTGAAGACGGGTCGGTTCTGATTGCCGCCAAAAAAGGCACAATGAACAAATGGGGCTATATCTTTGCCCATGTTGCTTTGATTGTCATTTGCCTGGGCGGGTTGATAGACAGTAACCTGCTGTTGAAACTGGGTATGCTGACCGGTCGGATTGTTCCGGACAATCAGGCGGTTTATGCCAAGGATTTCAAGCCCGAAAGTATTTTGGGTGCGTCCAATCTCTCATTTAGGGGCAACGTCAATATTTCCGAGGGGCAGAGTGCGGATGTGGTTTTCCTGAATGCCGACAACGGGATATTGGTTCAGGACTTGCCTTTTGAAGTCAAACTGAAAAAATTCCATATCGATTTTTACAATACGGGTATGCCGCGCGATTTTGCCAGTGATATTGAAGTAACGGATAAGGCAACCGGTGAGAAACTCGAGCGCACCATCCGCGTGAACCATCCTTTGACCTTGCACGGCATCACGATTTATCAGGCGAGTTTTGCCGACGGCGGTTCGGATTTGACATTCAAGGCGTGGAATTTGGGTGATGCTTCGCGCGAGCCTGTCGTGTTGAAGGCAACATCCATACACCAGTTTCCGTTGGAAATTGGCAAACACAAATATCGTCTTGAGTTCGATCAGTTTACTTCTATGAATGTGGAGGACATGAGCGAGGGCGCGGAACGGGAAAAAAGCCTGAAATCCACGCTGAACGATGTCCGCGCCGTTACTCAGGAAGGTAAAAAATACACCAATATCGGCCCTTCCATTGTTTACCGTATCCGTGATGCGGCAGGGCAGGCGGTCGAATATAAAAACTATATGCTGCCGGTTTTGCAGGAACAGGATTATTTTTGGATTACCGGCACGCGCAGCGGCTTGCAGCAGCAATACCGCTGGCTGCGTATCCCCTTGGACAAGCAGTTGAAAGCGGACACCTTTATGGCATTGCGTGAGTTTTTGAAAGATGGGGAAGGGCGCAAACGTCTGGTTGCCGACGCAACCAAAGGCGCACCTGCCGAAATCCGCGAACAATTCATGCTGGCTGCGGAAAACACGCTGAACATCTTTGCACAAAAAGGCTATTTGGGATTGGACGAATTTATTACGTCCAATATCCCGAAAGAGCAGCAGGATAAGATGCAGGGCTATTTCTACGAAATGCTTTACGGCGTGATGAACGCTGCTTTGGATGAAACCATACGCCGGTACGGCTTGCCCGAATGGCAGCAGGATGAAGCGCGGAATCGTTTCCTGCTGCACAGTATGGATGCGTACACGGGTTTGACCGAATATCCCGCGCCTATGCTGCTGCAACTTGATGGGTTTTCCGAGGTGCGTTCGTCGGGTTTGCAGATGACCCGTTCCCCGGGTGCGCTTTTGGTCTATCTCGGCTCGGTGCTGTTGGTATTGGGTACGGTATTGATGTTTTATGTGCGCGAAAAACGGGCGTGGGTATTGTTTTCAGACGGCAAAATCCGTTTTGCCATGTCTTCGGCCCGCAGCGAACGGGATTTGCAGAAGGAATTTCCAAAACACGTCGAGAGTCTGCAACGGCTCGGCAAGGACTTGAATCATGACTGA
- a CDS encoding PilN domain-containing protein encodes MNNLIKINLLPYREEMNKRKQQQFKTLMYGAVLTGVAAVAATYLFIDNMINNQSERNTLLETSIAHLDTELSEIQKLKQEKDAFLIKKNKIEELQLKRLQAAKILDSLNEAVPGSTYLTSLDAVTADSYRLSGRTSSDNRVAAMMRAMPNTGIFKQPELLSIKKNNSHQEFTLQATLQPIVKAAESKENPASGNAQEAN; translated from the coding sequence ATGAACAATTTAATCAAAATCAACCTCCTCCCCTACAGGGAAGAGATGAACAAGCGCAAACAGCAGCAGTTTAAAACGCTGATGTACGGTGCCGTGCTGACGGGCGTTGCCGCCGTTGCGGCAACCTACCTGTTTATCGACAATATGATCAATAACCAGTCGGAAAGAAACACGCTGCTGGAAACCTCCATCGCACACTTGGATACCGAGCTGTCGGAAATACAAAAGCTCAAACAGGAAAAAGATGCCTTCCTGATTAAGAAAAACAAAATCGAGGAGCTCCAGCTCAAACGCCTCCAAGCCGCAAAAATCCTCGACAGCCTGAATGAGGCCGTCCCCGGAAGCACCTACCTGACCTCGCTGGATGCCGTTACCGCCGACTCTTATCGGCTCAGCGGCAGGACATCCAGCGACAACCGCGTTGCCGCCATGATGAGGGCGATGCCCAATACCGGCATATTCAAGCAACCCGAATTGTTAAGCATCAAGAAAAACAATTCGCATCAAGAATTTACCCTTCAGGCAACATTACAACCCATCGTAAAGGCGGCCGAATCCAAAGAGAATCCGGCTTCGGGAAACGCACAGGAGGCAAACTGA
- a CDS encoding type 4a pilus biogenesis protein PilO, which produces MASKSSKTNLDLNNLHLLNLPARLFIALLAVAAVLGLGYAGLFKSQMESLEEYEAKETELKNTYKQKSIDAASLNNLRDELASIRSAFDIMLKQLPTDAEIPNLVQELHQAGSSNGLRLDSVMPQPPVDDGPIKRLPYSISITGNYEQISQFTRDVGSLSRIITLESLKIAQSPENGGNPDGKSSILNLNAIATTYQAKSVEELAAEAAQNAEQK; this is translated from the coding sequence ATGGCTTCTAAATCATCTAAAACCAACTTGGATCTCAACAACCTTCACCTGCTCAACCTTCCTGCCAGGCTTTTTATCGCCCTGCTGGCCGTTGCCGCCGTGCTGGGGCTCGGTTATGCCGGATTGTTCAAAAGCCAGATGGAATCCCTTGAGGAATACGAAGCAAAAGAAACCGAACTGAAAAACACCTACAAACAGAAAAGTATCGACGCGGCCAGCCTGAACAACCTGAGGGACGAACTTGCCTCAATCCGCTCTGCCTTCGATATCATGTTGAAACAGCTGCCGACAGATGCAGAAATTCCCAATCTGGTTCAAGAGCTTCATCAGGCAGGTTCGAGCAACGGTCTGCGCTTGGACAGCGTTATGCCCCAACCTCCCGTAGATGACGGCCCCATCAAAAGATTACCCTATTCCATTTCCATTACCGGAAATTACGAACAGATCAGCCAATTTACCCGCGATGTCGGCAGCCTCTCCCGAATCATTACCCTTGAGTCGCTGAAAATCGCCCAATCTCCGGAAAACGGCGGCAATCCTGACGGCAAGAGCAGCATCCTGAACCTCAACGCCATTGCCACCACCTACCAAGCAAAATCCGTAGAAGAGCTTGCCGCAGAAGCGGCACAAAATGCCGAGCAAAAATAA
- a CDS encoding pilus assembly protein PilP, whose amino-acid sequence MKHYALLISFLALSACSQGSEDLNEWMAQTRREAKAEIIPFQAPTLPVAPVYSPPQLTGPNAFDFRRMETDKKGENAPDTKRIKETLEKFSLENMRYVGILKSGQKVSGFIEAEGYVYTVGVGNYLGQNYGRIESITDDSIVLNELIEDSTGNWVSRKAELLLNSSDKNTEQAAAPAAEQN is encoded by the coding sequence ATGAAACACTATGCCTTACTCATCAGCTTTCTGGCTCTCTCCGCGTGTTCCCAAGGTTCTGAGGACCTAAACGAATGGATGGCACAAACGCGACGCGAAGCCAAAGCAGAAATCATACCTTTCCAAGCACCTACCCTGCCGGTTGCGCCGGTATACAGCCCGCCGCAGCTTACAGGGCCGAACGCATTCGACTTCCGCCGCATGGAAACCGACAAAAAAGGGGAAAATGCCCCCGACACCAAGCGTATTAAAGAAACGCTGGAAAAATTCAGTTTGGAAAATATGCGTTATGTCGGCATTTTGAAGTCTGGACAGAAAGTCTCCGGCTTCATCGAGGCTGAAGGTTATGTCTACACTGTCGGTGTCGGCAACTATTTGGGACAAAACTACGGTAGAATCGAAAGCATTACCGACGACAGCATCGTCCTGAACGAGCTGATAGAAGACAGCACGGGCAACTGGGTTTCCCGTAAAGCAGAACTGCTGTTGAATTCTTCCGACAAAAACACCGAACAAGCGGCAGCACCTGCCGCAGAACAAAATTAA
- the pilM gene encoding type IV pilus biogenesis protein PilM produces the protein MRLFKSLKNPKKTDAKLPKKSSGLNNRAAIGIDIDQHSIKMVQLSGRSLNQIQLEKYVIAKLPKNIIQGNKVQNYDQLVTYLQQAYAKLGTSCKNIIASVPQNLATIEQLTYTDKDAELDLQGFVESSISEVSSISLEEANYDYQVLSQSAAGEAVLAVASRKDEIEPLIDAFNAAGMKLSALDVDIFGQYNAYALWINHFAPELAAEKVAIFGVYAAQTYALVIQDGKILYKQETSVSEEQLNQLIQRTYQVTEEKAEEIINSPQKPSDYQESVANYFNQQITQEIQRVLQFYYTTQTADDMTDIKHILLTGEAARQEGIAQTVASQTNADVQCVHPARYFADNLKTDKQQFELDAPTLTRAFGLAVRGL, from the coding sequence ATGCGCTTGTTTAAAAGCTTGAAAAACCCTAAAAAAACAGATGCCAAGCTCCCTAAAAAATCTTCGGGACTCAATAACCGCGCGGCAATCGGCATCGATATCGACCAGCATTCCATCAAAATGGTCCAATTGTCAGGACGTAGTTTAAACCAAATTCAATTGGAAAAATACGTCATTGCCAAATTACCAAAGAATATCATTCAAGGCAATAAAGTCCAAAATTACGATCAACTTGTTACATATTTGCAACAAGCCTATGCCAAACTGGGTACTTCGTGCAAAAACATCATCGCGTCCGTCCCGCAAAATCTGGCAACCATCGAACAATTGACCTACACAGACAAAGATGCAGAATTAGACCTGCAGGGGTTCGTGGAGTCCTCCATCTCCGAAGTCAGCTCGATATCGCTCGAAGAAGCCAATTACGACTATCAGGTCTTGTCCCAATCGGCCGCCGGCGAAGCTGTGTTGGCCGTCGCATCGAGAAAGGATGAAATCGAACCCCTGATTGACGCATTCAACGCCGCCGGTATGAAATTATCCGCGCTTGATGTGGACATTTTCGGACAATACAACGCCTACGCGCTATGGATAAACCATTTCGCCCCCGAGCTTGCAGCCGAAAAAGTCGCCATTTTCGGCGTATATGCCGCACAGACCTACGCCTTGGTCATCCAAGACGGAAAAATCCTATACAAACAGGAAACCTCCGTCAGCGAAGAACAGCTCAACCAACTCATCCAGCGCACCTATCAGGTAACAGAAGAAAAAGCGGAAGAAATCATCAACTCCCCGCAAAAACCTTCCGATTACCAAGAAAGCGTGGCAAACTATTTCAACCAGCAGATTACCCAAGAAATACAAAGGGTCTTGCAGTTTTATTACACCACTCAGACCGCAGACGATATGACCGACATCAAGCATATCCTGCTGACCGGGGAAGCGGCGCGCCAGGAAGGCATCGCCCAAACCGTCGCCTCACAAACCAATGCAGATGTACAATGCGTCCATCCCGCGCGTTATTTTGCGGACAACCTCAAAACAGACAAACAACAATTCGAACTTGATGCGCCGACACTGACCAGGGCGTTCGGTTTGGCGGTACGGGGATTATAA
- a CDS encoding penicillin-binding protein 1A, translating into MIKKILTTCFGLVFGFCVFGVGLVAIAILVTYPKLPSLDSLQHYQPKMPLTIYSADGEVIGMYGEQRREFTKIGDFPEVLRNAVIAAEDKRFYRHWGVDVWGVARAAVGNVVSGSVQSGASTITQQVAKNFYLSSEKTFTRKFNEVLLAYKIEQSLSKDKILELYFNQIYLGQRAYGFASAAQIYFNKNVRDLTLAEAAMLAGLPKAPSAYNPIVNPERAKLRQKYILNNMLEEKMITVQQRDQALNEELHYERFVRKIDQSALYVAEMVRQELYEKYGEDAYTQGFKVYTTVRADHQKVATEALRKALRNFDRGSSYRGAENYIDLSKSEDVEETVSQYLSGLYTVDKMVPAVVLDVTKKKNVVIQLPGGRRVTLDRRALGFAARAVNNEKMGEDRIRRGAVIRVKNNGGRWAVVQEPLLQGALVSLDAKTGAVRALVGGYDFHSKTFNRAVQAMRQPGSTFKPFVYSAALSKGMTASTVVNDAPISLPGKGPNGSVWTPKNSDGRYSGYITLRQALTASKNMVSIRILMSIGVGYAQQYIRRFGFRSSELPASLSMALGTGETTPLKVAEAYSVFANGGYRVSSHVIDKIYDRDGRLRAQMQPLVAGQNAPQAIDPRNAYIMYKIMQDVVRVGTARGAAALGRTDIAGKTGTTNDNKDAWFVGFNPDVVTAVYIGFDKPKSMGRVGYGGTIAVPVWVDYMRFALKGKQGKGMKMPEGVVSSNGEYYMKERMVTDPGLTLDNSGIAPQPSRRAKEDDGGAAEGGRQAADDEVRQDMQETPVLPSNTGSKQQQLDSLF; encoded by the coding sequence ATGATTAAAAAGATTTTAACGACTTGTTTTGGTTTGGTTTTTGGGTTTTGTGTATTTGGAGTGGGTTTGGTTGCCATTGCTATTTTGGTAACGTATCCGAAACTACCGTCTTTGGATTCTTTGCAGCATTACCAGCCTAAAATGCCGTTGACTATTTATTCGGCGGATGGGGAAGTCATCGGTATGTATGGGGAGCAGCGGCGCGAATTTACAAAAATCGGCGATTTCCCAGAGGTGTTGCGGAATGCGGTTATCGCCGCCGAGGATAAACGCTTTTACCGGCATTGGGGGGTGGATGTTTGGGGTGTTGCCCGCGCTGCCGTCGGCAATGTCGTGTCCGGCAGCGTGCAGTCGGGTGCGAGTACGATTACGCAGCAGGTGGCGAAAAATTTTTATTTGAGCAGTGAAAAAACGTTCACACGCAAATTCAATGAGGTGTTGCTTGCCTATAAAATCGAGCAGTCTTTAAGCAAAGACAAAATCCTCGAGTTGTATTTCAATCAGATTTACCTCGGTCAGCGCGCCTATGGTTTTGCATCTGCCGCGCAAATCTATTTCAATAAGAATGTCCGAGATTTGACTTTGGCGGAAGCCGCCATGCTTGCGGGACTGCCCAAGGCTCCGTCTGCCTATAATCCGATTGTTAATCCGGAACGTGCCAAGTTGCGCCAGAAGTATATTTTGAACAATATGCTCGAGGAGAAGATGATTACCGTGCAACAGCGCGATCAGGCGTTGAATGAGGAACTGCATTACGAGCGGTTTGTTCGGAAAATCGATCAGAGTGCTTTATATGTGGCGGAAATGGTGCGTCAGGAACTGTATGAGAAATACGGTGAAGATGCCTATACGCAGGGTTTTAAGGTTTATACCACGGTCCGCGCCGATCATCAGAAGGTGGCAACCGAGGCATTGCGCAAGGCTCTACGGAATTTCGATCGCGGCAGCAGCTACCGCGGTGCGGAAAACTATATCGATTTGAGTAAGAGTGAAGATGTCGAGGAGACTGTCAGCCAGTATCTGTCGGGACTCTATACCGTCGATAAAATGGTTCCCGCCGTTGTGTTGGATGTGACTAAAAAGAAAAATGTCGTCATACAGCTGCCCGGCGGCAGGCGGGTTACGCTTGACAGGCGCGCCTTGGGTTTTGCGGCCCGCGCGGTCAATAATGAAAAAATGGGGGAGGACCGTATCCGCAGGGGCGCGGTCATCCGTGTCAAAAACAACGGCGGGCGTTGGGCGGTGGTTCAAGAGCCGTTGCTGCAGGGGGCTTTGGTTTCGCTGGATGCAAAAACCGGAGCTGTGCGCGCGCTGGTCGGCGGTTATGATTTTCACAGCAAAACATTCAATCGTGCCGTTCAGGCAATGCGGCAGCCGGGTTCGACCTTTAAGCCGTTTGTCTATTCGGCGGCATTATCTAAGGGGATGACCGCGTCCACAGTGGTTAACGATGCGCCGATTTCCCTGCCGGGGAAAGGGCCGAACGGTTCGGTTTGGACACCTAAAAATTCAGACGGCAGATATTCCGGCTACATTACTTTGAGACAGGCTCTGACGGCTTCCAAGAATATGGTTTCCATCCGTATTTTGATGTCTATCGGTGTCGGTTACGCGCAACAGTATATCCGGCGTTTCGGCTTCAGGTCGTCCGAGCTGCCGGCAAGCCTGTCTATGGCTTTAGGTACGGGCGAGACAACGCCGTTGAAAGTGGCGGAGGCATATAGCGTATTTGCGAACGGCGGATATAGGGTTTCTTCGCACGTAATCGATAAGATTTATGACAGAGACGGCAGGTTGCGCGCCCAAATGCAACCTTTGGTGGCCGGGCAAAATGCGCCTCAGGCAATCGATCCGCGCAATGCCTATATTATGTATAAGATTATGCAGGATGTGGTCCGTGTTGGTACGGCAAGGGGGGCAGCTGCGTTGGGAAGAACGGATATTGCCGGTAAAACGGGTACGACCAATGACAATAAGGATGCGTGGTTTGTCGGTTTTAACCCTGATGTGGTTACTGCCGTATATATCGGCTTCGACAAACCTAAGAGTATGGGGCGTGTCGGCTACGGCGGTACGATTGCGGTGCCGGTTTGGGTGGACTATATGCGTTTTGCGTTGAAAGGAAAGCAGGGCAAGGGGATGAAAATGCCTGAAGGTGTGGTCAGCAGCAATGGCGAATACTATATGAAGGAACGTATGGTAACCGATCCGGGCTTGACGCTGGACAACAGCGGTATTGCGCCGCAACCTTCCCGACGGGCAAAAGAAGATGACGGGGGCGCGGCAGAAGGCGGACGGCAGGCGGCGGATGACGAAGTCCGCCAAGATATGCAGGAAACGCCGGTGCTTCCGAGTAATACTGGTTCCAAACAGCAGCAGTTGGATTCTCTGTTTTAA
- a CDS encoding c-type cytochrome: MKRLTLLAFVLAAGAVSASPKADVEKGKQVAATVCAACHAADGNSGIAMYPRLAAQHTAYIYHQTIGIRDGKRTHGSAAVMKPVVMNLSDQDILNVSAFYAKQQPKSGEANPKENPELGAKIYRGGLSDKKVPACMSCHGPSGAGMPGGGSEIQAYPRLGGQHQAYIVEQMNAYKSGQRKNTIMEDIANRMSEEDLKAVANFIQGLR; this comes from the coding sequence ATGAAACGATTGACTTTATTGGCCTTTGTTTTGGCTGCCGGTGCGGTTTCCGCATCTCCCAAAGCAGACGTGGAAAAAGGCAAACAGGTTGCCGCAACGGTTTGTGCGGCTTGCCATGCAGCAGACGGTAACAGCGGCATTGCGATGTATCCGCGTTTGGCGGCACAGCATACTGCTTACATCTATCATCAAACCATCGGCATCCGCGACGGTAAACGCACCCACGGTTCGGCAGCTGTGATGAAACCGGTGGTAATGAATTTGAGCGATCAGGATATTTTGAACGTATCCGCATTCTATGCCAAACAGCAGCCCAAATCCGGTGAAGCCAATCCTAAGGAAAATCCCGAATTGGGTGCGAAAATCTATCGCGGCGGTTTGAGCGATAAAAAAGTGCCGGCGTGTATGTCCTGCCACGGTCCGAGCGGTGCGGGTATGCCGGGAGGCGGAAGCGAAATTCAGGCTTATCCGCGTTTGGGCGGTCAGCATCAGGCATATATTGTTGAACAGATGAATGCCTACAAGTCCGGTCAGCGTAAAAATACCATCATGGAAGATATTGCAAACCGTATGTCTGAAGAAGATTTGAAAGCGGTCGCCAACTTTATCCAAGGTTTGCGTTAA
- a CDS encoding shikimate kinase: MKNFNGKLILIGLMGAGKTTLGRQMAQRLDYRFYDSDHEIAAAAGVPIPTIFEMEGEQGFRSRETAILKKLVILPHIVLSTGGGAVLKEENRALIRKSGTVVYLHAPPETLLERTRCDNSRPLLQVADPLAKLRELYAARDPVYRQTADFTVESANCRETVQTLLKRLSR; encoded by the coding sequence ATGAAAAACTTTAACGGCAAACTCATCCTCATCGGACTGATGGGCGCGGGCAAAACCACGCTGGGCCGGCAAATGGCGCAGCGGCTGGATTACCGTTTTTACGACAGCGATCACGAAATCGCCGCAGCCGCCGGCGTTCCCATCCCCACCATATTTGAAATGGAAGGCGAACAGGGATTCCGTTCGCGCGAAACCGCCATACTCAAAAAGCTGGTTATCCTGCCCCATATCGTCCTGTCCACCGGCGGCGGCGCGGTGTTAAAAGAAGAAAACCGCGCCCTTATCCGCAAAAGCGGCACGGTCGTCTATCTGCACGCCCCGCCCGAAACCCTGCTCGAACGCACGCGCTGCGACAACAGCCGTCCTTTGCTGCAAGTTGCCGATCCTTTGGCGAAATTACGTGAACTCTACGCCGCACGCGACCCCGTTTACCGCCAAACCGCCGACTTTACCGTAGAATCGGCAAACTGCCGGGAAACCGTGCAAACCCTGCTCAAACGCTTATCCCGATAA